gtgctcTGGCCGTGTAGAAATACCTAGACAAAGTGGGCGGTCAACACGCTTGTGTGAGAGGTCAACATGCCCGTGTGAGAGGAGGCACACACCCATGTGGATGAGGCATACGCCCGTGTGGGCCAGGGAAATGGTCGTGTGaacaggccgtgtaactctctgtccaTTTGTGCTAAAAAGAGTGCAGGGCATACACAACCATGTGAGggtctcacacgcccgtgtgtctaccagacacggccgtgtgtacAAAACACATGCCCATATGGAACCCCTAAATTTCCAAATtagccacacagtcgtgtggctaggccatgtggCACCAAATCACTAAATCCCTAATTCCCAaacacacacgcccgtgtacccAGGGGACACAGCCATGTAAAAATCTACTATTTTCCCCAAATCAGCCACACGGCTATATGGCACCAAATCTTGCCCGAAAACCTTAATTCCTAATTGCACATGCCTGTGTGGCTACTCGTGTGGTCACGAAAGCACACCAAAAATTGGCTATCGAACGTGCCTTTGCTGCCAAAATGTTCCTCAATCCTTAATTACTCAAAAATATAGCAAAATCACCCCTAATTCTAAACTATTCCACGATAATCGCCCCTTTTGAAAGATCGATTCCACAAGCAcacaaaaatttctaatttcatgaAAACAACCACAattctttaacaaaaatttaaaagtttcgAAACCCACACCTGATTTGCGATCAAAGACATCCAGATGCCGACTCAACAACAAAGGAGCGAAGCTCTCCAAAATCCGCAAGCAAAAATCGTttttcaaagagaaaaaaaaaacaaaaagaaaacaaaagaaaatagggagagggagagggagaggagAACgtgcaaaatagaaaaaaaattgtagccaaaaatagaaattcaaataataaaaatgaaactaataattattttttaaactcaaaacaAGTTtactatttaacaaaataaaaatattactcCAGAACACGCACACACAAAGGTTCAAACACGTGACCTAGAGATACACTAACACACAACTAACTACCAAACCAACAGGCCTATTCTGACACTTAAGCGCGTAACTAAAGACAATAGTGAAACCTTCTCACTGACCCTAACCACAAaactcaaaacttctaacccaAAATTTAAGGTTATAAGCACTGATGCATGAAACGTCTTTCCTGTTTGCCTACAGTTTCTTTATCACCGTAAGAGAATTGCCTTCGATCACCACATCTTGAAACCCCAAATCAATGCCCAATCAGACTACCTAAAGACATGCAATAGCTTCCGTAGCAAACCTCGATGGTATGCGGCTATTAATGATTGTTGTTGACCCTAGAACAACCCCCTCTTCGATTTCTAATAACTATCCCCAAACATGATTTCAAGGAATAAACTTGAAAAGCCccataaaaaattatctttataAAAGCACTCTCGGGAGGCCTCCATCTTTCAATCTCAATTCAGCTAACAGGTAACATTTTGTTTAGGACATCTAATTCCTCTAATTAAGCTTGAATGCTTTCTACTATTGCTTGAGTTTGATTTTTAATCCCATCATGCATagatttatttctttcaatCCATAACACCCAAAGAGTACATCCCACCATCCTGCAAATCTAGTTAAATGAggtagaaaataaattatcaagccaatattggaaaataaaatcaGTGAACTCTATATGccagtaaatatttaatttgtttccaCACTTCTGTTGTAGTGATACAATCCGGGAACGAATGCTCAAGAGTTTTCGAACCATTCAGACATATTGGGTAGACCAGTGACCTCACCAATCTTCTATTGTAGAGGTTGTAGAAATTAGGAATGTAGTTTTGAAAAATCCTCCAGAAtgtaatttttatctttttcagcTAATTATCATATCTTcttgaaaaaatttataattaatttgattcttGTAAGGCATAGATAAGAATGTATTTTGTAGAAGAATGTTGTACCCACTACGAACCGAGTATACTCTAAACACCAAACCTCGCCAGGCAATTGAATCCTCTTGAAGTGTTTGTGCTAAAGGAATACacaagaatattttaaaatatagttaaaaatattaaaaagttgcAAAGATtcttaaatttgtaaaaaaaaaaagagttaaaattataaaaattgtaaattttttaataattttaaaatattaaaaatttatattttttaaatattaaatatttttttataatttttaaatatttttaatgattttttgacTGGTCAACACCAATCAACATGGGTCAATGCCAGTCAACTTGGTCAATATGCCACATCATCAATCAACTTGCCACGTTAGTGGTCAACCTATCATGTCATTGATGACGTGATGCATTTTGATTGGCCagcttttttttaatgttgtttgTTGTCATATACTGACAAGGATAACAGTGCAAAGTTTAAGTacaaaatgagcaaaaaaaaagtttaagtaccaaagtgagaaaattagtataatttataggctaaattataaataaaaccaaaaaatcaagaaattaatcttttttttacattatttaagaaaatagatCATTGTTGTTGATTAGGCCATTTAAGGACAAAATGTGCCTTGTAAGACACACTTTTTAAAAAGCATTTTATACAATACATGCTTTTGTTTGACATATCTTTTTAGCTAGATAGTTAAATGTTAATATTCCCATCCATCTATGCTTAAATCCTCTCCCaagctttttattattattttaattttcttgcaagcttttatattttaattctaattaataaacaagttgttttcaagtttattttattttatgttttaattaataactttttatttatgtaaacaaaatgataaatatgtagttatataattaaaaatatatttattttttattattatgttaaaaatattttaatttttaaaaatattaagtaattttttatgtatttttctttatatataatttttatatgtcaaatatttatttctttcacctacattaaattttatattataaaatcatataattatttcaaatgtcattatttttaataaatatgatttttatatgtgaaatatttattttcttcccaTCCATATCATAGGTGTGGCAAATTTTagcattatatttatatatatatatatatatatattgcatgtgtagttgaaataattatttaaaatatttcacatataaaaataataatatttttataatttagaatttatcATACCAACAATATAGATGAAAATAATGCGATGATCAAAGTCTAATTTTAGGCACATAAATGTGATGGGTTTAGCTTTGTTCAAGACCCAATTACTCGCTCTATGTCCAAACAAATTAGATgctaattgaatgttttaaaaaattaacatgataatatataaaatatatgtttttcattatataattacatatttattactttttctatataaataaaaaattattaattaaaaatgtgaagtgataacatatttattaattaaaacattaattaaaaataataataaaaatgttgaaagcaagaaaaacaaagaaacttAAGAGAGCATGAGCTGCATGGATGAAAACATCAATATTTAACCATATCCAACCAAGGAAAATAGCATATTAAAGAAAACGCTGGCATTTGTGACTAATTTTGCCACTAACTAGTTAAGGTGACGGGTCTTGATGTGGCAATTAATTATATTGAACCCATCAAAAGTGTCAAGGGCCTTGATGGGGATGAGGGACTAATTTTGAAGATGAAAATTTGGTTAGGGGGTTTGAAAGTAATAATGGGCCAAAAATCTTGGTTCAGCCTCCGCAGATTTTGTTACAGAAAAGAAAGAGGGGAGGTAAGGTCCTTATTTGGtattgaaaatgaatggttAGAAAAgttaattagtaaaattaaaaaggaaaaacaagaaGATAGCAAACGAATAAACACACTTTAATGGAGGTTTTGGGAATAGAGAGACTTGGCAAGTGGGCAAGTTGCTCGGAATTACAGCTTCATGCAGTGACGAGACAATCGTTAAAAAGCTGATGGAGCTGTTCCAAGGGCATCTGAACTGTAAGGTGCGAGTTCTTGATCATGGCTTTGTTCAACCTTAATGATTTATCTGAATATTTGGTTGATGTGATACAAAGTGGAAGATGATTGGTTAGGAGGCCTGaggagttttaaaaatatttttaattcaggATAATATTGTTTATGCATgctttataaaagcatgttaagtACAAACTACTTTAATTTCCAATGATTCTCATATTTCATACACTATACTTGACTTCTAAATTCTCACTTCTTTATGATTGAtgtcatttttttcattattttcctcatatgtatatacatataaaagaataattgaatttaatatacatatacaaaatttattcaatactagattaaaatcaaacattataTTTTCCTTCACAAATGAAACATGAATATGAGAATATTTCTAAGTGATGTGTCacaaatctaattaaaaatttgagtaAGGCAAGTGcgcctatcaattaatagtatagctacagtGAGCAAAATCCCTCGAGGACTacaagtactagtaattaccgtctttctattatttaactgaaTAATTCTAGTGATCTATTAAAAACTagaattaactaatttaattaactaacaaaCACGGTAAAGAACAAATCACGAAAATAATCGAgtaacaaccaagaagcaaaacaatacccaggaaacAATCCGCCTAGATTCCATTTATCATTAccaatctaaattacgcaatttctttacttagcaCATTAATtcatagaaatccctaaattatgttaatatctctttcgaacataagagcaactaactctgggttgattaattgaaatttctttctaattcaAACTcctattattgcattaattCGCATATGGATtcctctattagatttgactctaatccggtagatttaagtcgtcctatttctaagattgcatacAAGTCCACCCAACTATACAAGAtttactcttaaacagggtctattcAACCACCGACTTAAatacatcaaacatggatcaataatatagaaatatcaaaccaagaattaagcacacataattgagaataagaagctaagtatttattgcgtaaaataaaaaatcaaacgataaaatccatcatagggttcatctccctaggtatttagaaattTAGCTcatacttgaaaataaaaacatccaagagATAGTATAaccaaaagaaacaaagaaactcatgataatttcctaagaaatcaactgtgaatcttcaatcttgacgaaaatctgcttcaaagtcagcttcaatggtgtttttcgagtttttttaatattttatgacgGCTccctcctatcttcttatttttgtcatatatacgtcttagaatgcctgaaaaacctaaaattcaTGATTTTTCGCAGTTCGGTGTGTAATCCCATGAAATCGACATGGCCtaccacacgctcgtgtggctcCTGTAGCTTGCTCCGACGCTCcgattttggctcgtttttcgCTCATTTTGCTCCCAAGTGCTCTATTGaacattaaaacatgaatttaaaggattatgagtataaaattcacaattaacatcaaataatcacccaaaaacgcGTTAAGAATGAggtaaaacatgttacttttagcacttatcaaatATCTCCACACTTAAGCATTTGCTTATCCTCAAGCAAAATTTTCAACTCACATTAAAGTTAACTTCCCTCGATTTATTGTTTTTGTCGACAATGCCTTAGGATAATCTACAAATAATCATGTATTGtaaattcaaactaaaatgacactaaagaatacaaacaatcaaagcaaaaaaatttaaggtttaaaaacATTAGGCATCTCATCTATCTCAATAACTACCTGAAATTCAAACTCAATAAGAATTAACACCCTTACTAAGGTTCACTCAAATACTTAaggtgtttaaggttcaagtaaTGTGCACTcaataattgaaaatgaaataatattaccataggcttgcttgaaaatcaaattttcactACTATATATCGAAACGACACACCAATCAAGAAGTCTTTATAAGGTTGTAACGAGGCTTAGGTTAAGAGTGTGGAACATGTCATAATAGTTACAATCGAGAGTCGAGTTGATAAGTTACCAAACCAAAAAAAGGATAGTAGTTGAATTAAAGAATTTACatcaataagaaataaaaagtgAGTATGAACTTTTATACCAAATATGAAACTAATGATTCAAACTAACCAAATCGAATCTCTacaaaaagggagtcaataaaaattgaaaagtctATTACCAACCTTGTCCAATACAAATTGAAAAATCCCAAAACCAACACAAGTGTGGAAAAGGGGGACCCCAGATAATTTCCTAAGTCGTTCGCTTTTGTGAAACCCAAAATATTGCAAAGAAGAATTGAGACATAGTCTGAAACATTGTTAGAGAAGAATACCCGAGTTTTTTGACGATTCACACGATGTCCAGAGAAATGACAGAAGGAATTAAGAACACGTTGAAGGCACTCCACGTTCTTCCTGTCAGCTCTGCAGAAAAGGATAAGGTCatggatgaaaaataaatgggaTATACCAGGCCCTTGGTGAGATAGAAGAAAAGGTTCCCATCTATCTTCCTCAATTGCAACTTCAATCAGGTGACCAAGGCACTCCATTCCCAGAACAAAAAGATACGGGGATAAGGGATCCCCTCTTACATTTTGGATTATTGCATTTCCACgaaaattatttcataatcTCGACAAAAACAAGTTTCTCAATCTCAGCATAATGCTTTTTCTTTAGATTCTTGAGGcctaaaacaattatataaacGAATAATCAATATATACTTTCAAATCATAGTAtttaagagaagaaaataaacctCTGTCCCTCCATCTCCAATTCAACCAATAAAACCAACTGATTATTAAAACTTTTTCTTTAACGcatgtattgattttgtaaaataCTTATCATATATTGATATTTCTTAATACATGtacctaaatcatttataaattaaaacaattttgtgGTCAATCAAcattagttttattaaattagtttgtTGATTTATCTTATTAAACCTGTAACAAAGAAAagtaataatttagttttaaggGCTCTTTTAttagatattaattaattaattaattactttttacataaaaattattccCAGCTTATCTTTATTAACAACATCATtctttttaatctatttatttgaaattggaTGAACTCTGTTCActgttttaaagttatttgaaaaacaatttatttggttattaaatGCTTAAAATTGATAAGTTGATATCTGAACTAAttggatattttattttgatttatcatccacatcatatttttattaatagtacTAATACCATGCACCTTCAATtactaaatcaattttaattaacattttaatccaCACAGCccataaaaactaaaaatttcacatcaagtgacccttaaaaatatttttaatttttcactaacaatgaaattcataaaattcatgaacaaATGTTAAAGTTTATGTTTTCACTCACACAATGGCATCCCTTAACCTAGTCTAAATTGAATATCATACCACTTAATCAAATGCATActtgtattaaatatttactatatttaacacttaattaatagttaaattaccATCTAGTTCAACAACTAATCTTACTAAATGAACCGGCAAGCAAAGGCTTCACCGGCTTCTCCTCCTATCCGAATTTGTAAACataattcaacattttaaaGGTACAAGGTAGAGTTACAGCAGCCATTGAACTTGTTAACTGAAGCTCCATTGTTACAAActgaagaaaaaagagaaatttcCAGGCAGAATCTGAAATTGGACCAAGTATAACAATAATTTGACCAAAAGATTGTTTAAGTTTCAAGCCAAGTCAAGGTTCCCATAATAAGATATTTGCTTGGCAATTCCCCAGCTGATGGTGCAAGGTATGTGATTTTCTTCCTGCAATACACAAAACTGTGAATAACAACTGTAAAAGAAATTGGAGTTAAAAACTGATCATCAAAGCTCAGGATTCCAACCTCTGAATATCAATGTCAGTGATGTAAATAAAGCCCGCTACATTACTGCAAACAGAAAGCAAGCCAATTGTTAGTAGGTTGCTCAATGCATAAACTCATAGTCATATAAGCTAGTAGTGTGCTGTACACATCACAAAATGGTACCTAAGTTACTAGGACTTGGGGGTATGTTCAATTTTTCTCAAAGATATGGAAGGTCCTTGGAGAATCATAACCCCATGTTCATGAGCAAGCAAGCGTTGAACAAGGGTGTTTCAAGAGATATGAAGAGTCAGAATAACATGGAAAGAAACCAAAGTTAGATTTGCATAACAAGTTGATGGTAGTGATTGTGGTAGCAGTCAATTTGAACACTCAAAAACAGTATAAACCTTAGTAATTATTCCCAATGACTGAAGACTAGAAATTTATAAGATTGCTAAGGAGATGCTTTCTGTACTTGCGCTGTAAGAATTTGGTCATTCTAAGACATTTAAGATGGGAGCCTTGTTGACTTACATGGGATAGATCTAAAATATCACTTGTGCTTCCTAGTAAGACATTCAAGAAAGAACAACAAACCTAGACAAAATTTGATCAGGCTCCTTGGCATATGAAACAGCAAGAACCATATGAAGCAAATCCCGGTCAATATTCACAGGTGTTACTCTTAGTGGGTTAGCAATAGGATCTGCACCAATTGGTAAAGCCGATCTTGGTGCCTGTGGACCACCGCCAATTCGATAGACAAGCAGATCACTGAAGTTTGCAATATTAGAATGAGGGGAAAGATCATTTGCAAGGCCATAGAAGTACTCCTGGTAGAATTGGCAGCATGTATATGCTTTGTCAGAAGGATGAAAATAAAGTGCAAAGTTTACAAAATCAAGAGAAATGCCTTCTAAATAAAGGAGCAAGttatagaaaatagaaagaaactaGCTTTTCAAGGCATCAATGAATTGGACTATCACGATGCAATCAAAACGAAGTATAAATTTGGTCCCCTAAATGTAGGAAGACCCTTGAAACAAAAACTATTATCCATTACCTTGTGATGTCAACAAAAATCAAAGTTGTCATTTATCATTCTTCATGCTTACTATTATTTTCTCACTAGAAAAGGTATGTCACAACTCACAATAATGGATTTCTGGTGAAACAAGCACGAAAGGAAACtacaagaaaataatgaaagaatCTATCCACAGATTGTAAATGTTGCATTTACCCTTATCCTGTAACCCCTAGACTTCTGACGATATTTTGCATTTCTTGATACAACACCGCCAGACTTCTGAAGCTTCACAACATCCACATTAGGCTTACTTTTTGCTACAGCCTTAAGCATGCTGAAAAGTTTTTCCTGCAAAGAGATTAGATAGATTACTTCATAAACAAATACAACTAGGAAACAAGAAAgatcatatattattaatttagaaatgATTCCAGAAGCAATGATAGTATTTGGACTGAAGGCTACGAGTTTGAAGTCTAAAGCAAAACATAaccataaaagaaaagataacaTCAAAACAATGCTTCAAGAAGTGCTCAGTTTGAACAAGTAGAAAGGATAAAGTTGTTGATCACCTGACCCAAAACCAGGACAACATTGGCCTTGAATGTATCAATTGCATGAAGAAGCAACTGCAGTAAGATATGTTCCATCAACATCATTCCGAAACACCAAAAAGAAAGGAGAGAGACAATAATACTTCTTATATCAACGCAAGAAACAGTCACTTTATCAGCATTTACATCCTTATAAGGTTTAGACTTCATTACCTCGTAGCCAGTACCTTCTATCCAACCCATAGTATTGATAACCATGCCTGCAGCTCGAGACTCAGCATTACGAGCAAATTGAGTCTCCAGCATTTGAGCCAGCTCATTCACGAGTGTCTTATATAAATCTACATTATTACTGCAGAACAGCAAGATCCATGAATATCATAATTAGTAATGAAAATTGAATCTAACAAAAAGCATTTGGCCAGACAAATTTTCTCATATGTATCAATCAGGCCATCTTTTAGCCAAAGTAAGTATACTACAAcaagaaaacataaaagttaCTTACCTAGGAGTTGTATGGCCGTAAAAATAAACAAGAGGCATCTCAAGAGGAATTCCTTCCACAGGATCAATGGGCAGTTCAATAGGTGTAGCAGCGATACATCCAGGAACTGTTATAGACCCTTGGCCTATATCTAAATCCACAAAGGTAGGTTTCCAACCTTGTTTAGCTGCCCAACTAAGAAGCATCCTTGATAAGGTGCTCTTCCCAGAATCAGTCGGCCCCACAACAATCACTCTGGGTCCCTGGACC
The sequence above is a segment of the Gossypium raimondii isolate GPD5lz chromosome 4, ASM2569854v1, whole genome shotgun sequence genome. Coding sequences within it:
- the LOC105779456 gene encoding protein CLP1 homolog is translated as MSYGGATTMTAPPAIGGSASASTIKQVKLERESELRIEVGNETPLKLRLLNGSAEIFGSELAPEMWLTFPPRLKFAVFTWYGATIEMDGATETDYTADETPMVSYVNVHAVLEGRRNRAKALSPNDSEASQGPRVIVVGPTDSGKSTLSRMLLSWAAKQGWKPTFVDLDIGQGSITVPGCIAATPIELPIDPVEGIPLEMPLVYFYGHTTPSNNVDLYKTLVNELAQMLETQFARNAESRAAGMVINTMGWIEGTGYELLLHAIDTFKANVVLVLGQEKLFSMLKAVAKSKPNVDVVKLQKSGGVVSRNAKYRQKSRGYRIREYFYGLANDLSPHSNIANFSDLLVYRIGGGPQAPRSALPIGADPIANPLRVTPVNIDRDLLHMVLAVSYAKEPDQILSSNVAGFIYITDIDIQRKKITYLAPSAGELPSKYLIMGTLTWLET